GAGGGCTTTGAACCTGATAACGGCAGTGAAATGGTCAATACGAGAAAGAGTAAGTTGGTCTATTATACAGTTTATGTAACCTAGTGTAAGGTGTGTAATGCAGTTATATAGTATGTAACGTTTATTTCACTTGGttcttcaagtttcttttctgttgcaactggttcttctttatcaatctctttctttcgGCTCTGTTCAAAGTTCTTGGGTCAATCAACTCGTCTTCGGTACCCTGGACCTTGTCGTCCACCTCGACCAACCATTGGTCGTCAAGTTCTTTGTTGGAACCTTTGTAACCCCATTTTGGAACCCATTCACCAGCTGCCTCGTCGTAAATCATCTTCCCGGATCTTTCCTTTGGCTTGATACCCTTCTTGGCAGCAAATTGTTCCCATTTAGTTGGTGCCTTAGGCTTAGGTAGTGGTTTTTCTCTTGGTAGCTCTGTTGTTGGCTCTGGTAACTGTACTAAAGTCATAGATGAGGATTGTCCACTGGATCCACCTGCAGATTCTGTGGTAGCTCTGATaggaagagaaagaatctGGTTGATCAACAACTGCACGTTATCACGGGTCAAATCTTTTATGTTACTTTCACGAGCAGCATTGGATGAATCAAAATCGTTCCTATCCAACACGTTTGTGTCAAACACTGCTAGGTTACCCAAATCGTATGTGACTGGAATAGCCTTTTCAACCGTTACTGGGCGTTCGCTGTACTTTGTTGTAGACATTCTTGTGGTTTCTATACTCCGTGTGTCGTAAACTGAAGTAGCTGAGTGTAATATCAAACAGGGAACTTTTATACACAAGGCGACTTAAATCAGATAATGTATATAGAAGTATCCAAACAGTAGAGCAGACAAACCTCTCGCTTCTTtacctcatctcatcggGCATCTCTCAGTTGTAAAGCTTTTTGGCATTTTTCTTAAGTGAAAAATtgcagaaaagaaataaaagtGCGGGTAACATGTATATCTATTTCACAACTCAAATAACCTTCTCACAACTTTACTGGCTCTTGGATCACCGTGGTAGGTCCAGTTCTCTCTTATTGCATGCCTCGTATAGTACCTAGAAGAGCAGAACAGCTGGAGAATGTCAAAATTATCCCCCAGGTCTCGCTGTCCCGAATTGACTAgttccaattctttgttGAGGAACTGATCTCCGCCAGATATGATTTGCATGTACTCCATCATCAGTAAGGTGTACTGAGACACGAGTAGTGTGATTGCTTCTCTGGCATACTCGTTGAATATGGGCAAAGACTCCGCTAGTTGATGTTGTAAATCTTGGAAGCTATTTGCGAGGATTTGTTTTTTGGCGTCGTGGGTTTCAGTGTCGCGTTGTCGCAGATATGCCATGTACTCTTTCTTCAGTGAATTTCTGTCTGCCAGCTTTTGCTTCACGGTAGCAAATCGTTGTAGTAGGTGTTGCAAAGGTTTAATAACTTTCCTGCGGAGATCTTGGAGTTGTAAGATCATCACTTGTTGACGTTGTTTATCGATTTTCTCGACATATGTTCCATATAttgttctttcattatcaCCAGAGTGAAACATTTCATTAGGCGGTTCGAACTCTATTAGATTTTTCCATGTGATTGCGATAGTCAGAGTTCTATCCAAAACTTTAGCTAATTCCAACTTGCACAGAGCTTTATCCCATTTTTGGAGGTTGGCATATATGTTGTTGAACTCTTTGATGCAGTCCTTCAGTGAATTCGATGAGTTGAactttgattcttctttttcttcgatgCTATTCAAATGTGAATTGTGGAGGACCGCGCCTGTTGGTTCTCCTTGTggtacttcttcttctactcTTGTAAATGATGGGATATCTGAATAAAAACTagatgatttggaaatttgTGAACCTCCACGGGATCcagattttgaagaaatgttGTCATTCTCCTTTTCTTGAGTCACCGCATTTTCTTCTCCTAAAATGCTTTCCTTTGCACGTCCGGAATTATTTAGTTCATCGTTTAGATCCCTTAGATAACTAAtgtattcttttgataTCGCATTCATCTGAACAGACCGTTCTGGTGATAGCAAATTGTCACCAAATAAACATAAGTTCTCGAACAATGACCCCCATTGGCCTAGCCTCTCCAATGGCAACTCCAAGAGGTCTTCTAACTTCTCAAATTGTGATTTTTTTAAGCATAACTCGTACCACTTGTAAAACGTTTCCGTGTTTTGCAATTTGATCGAGTCTAGAAATCGTTTCCTTTCCTCATGACAGATGCAGTAGCTATGATATGGGGACTTGATTCTATGTAAATGAGATTTTATCAACGTAGAGAAATCAGTATCAAGTATAATTTGACATAACTTGTCACTCCCTTTAATTTCCTTCCAAATCCTGCTCTGAGTACCAGCATCTGTCACTTTCAAGCATTCTGATAAATTTTTGCAGAATAATTTACTTAACTCTGCCATCGTATCTAAATTCCCAAACAACAATAGCTCATCGTTTGAAGCTctattcaacaatttgttcctaaatttcttgttgtgGCATGCTTCTTCCTTGTAAGTTGATAAACATAGACTCAACATTTCGAAGTATTGTTGCTCAGACTCTAAAAGCTTT
The genomic region above belongs to Kluyveromyces lactis strain NRRL Y-1140 chromosome B complete sequence and contains:
- the RRS1 gene encoding ribosome biogenesis protein RRS1 (similar to uniprot|Q08746 Saccharomyces cerevisiae YOR294W RRS1 Essential protein that binds ribosomal protein L11 and is required for nuclear export of the 60S pre-ribosomal subunit during ribosome biogenesis mouse homolog shows altered expression in Huntington's disease model mice), which produces MSTTKYSERPVTVEKAIPVTYDLGNLAVFDTNVLDRNDFDSSNAARESNIKDLTRDNVQLLINQILSLPIRATTESAGGSSGQSSSMTLVQLPEPTTELPREKPLPKPKAPTKWEQFAAKKGIKPKERSGKMIYDEAAGEWVPKWGYKGSNKELDDQWLVEVDDKVQGTEDELIDPRTLNRAERKRLIKKNQLQQKRNLKNQVK
- the FUS2 gene encoding Fus2p (some similarities with uniprot|Q05670 Saccharomyces cerevisiae YMR232W FUS2 Cytoplasmic protein localized to the shmoo tip required for the alignment of parental nuclei before nuclear fusion during mating), producing MIKSRYSTYLLNYPSNNSVTPIRTCREDKYVLPNFYQTNHNPYSNSLWNTSEENREALKRIKESAASKRTREDDCSDDLEKQSIIWESEQEPQSKKTYSPLDVETFSQKMNLDSARPDSKTLSFIQTLQKLLESEQQYFEMLSLCLSTYKEEACHNKKFRNKLLNRASNDELLLFGNLDTMAELSKLFCKNLSECLKVTDAGTQSRIWKEIKGSDKLCQIILDTDFSTLIKSHLHRIKSPYHSYCICHEERKRFLDSIKLQNTETFYKWYELCLKKSQFEKLEDLLELPLERLGQWGSLFENLCLFGDNLLSPERSVQMNAISKEYISYLRDLNDELNNSGRAKESILGEENAVTQEKENDNISSKSGSRGGSQISKSSSFYSDIPSFTRVEEEVPQGEPTGAVLHNSHLNSIEEKEESKFNSSNSLKDCIKEFNNIYANLQKWDKALCKLELAKVLDRTLTIAITWKNLIEFEPPNEMFHSGDNERTIYGTYVEKIDKQRQQVMILQLQDLRRKVIKPLQHLLQRFATVKQKLADRNSLKKEYMAYLRQRDTETHDAKKQILANSFQDLQHQLAESLPIFNEYAREAITLLVSQYTLLMMEYMQIISGGDQFLNKELELVNSGQRDLGDNFDILQLFCSSRYYTRHAIRENWTYHGDPRASKVVRRLFEL